From Sphingobacterium bambusae:
GTGACCAACGCAAGCAATAGCGCTACTCCAAGCACAACAATGATTAAAGGCATAACGATTTATATTTAGTTAAAACTCGCCTTCCAACTTATGGTATAGACGTTCAAATTGTTGAAAATTTTTGCTGTATACCAGATGGTTTTCTTCACGAGGCTTATAATACTGTTCCACATCGACTGTCAGCTCCTCCTCTGCAGAAGGTGCTGCCTTCTCGCCCAAGGCTTCCATGCCGATCAAGGCCGCTCCCCATGCCGAGCTTTCCACCGTATTTTTAACGAACACCGGTTTGTTGAAAATATCGGCCAGCATCTGCACCCAAGAGGGCGAACGCGCAAGGCCGCCACTCGCATAGATCGTATGAATGGGTCCGGTATTTTCCTCCAAAGCCATCCCCACACTGTAAATCGCAAACAGCATGCCCTCCATCATGGCGCGGGCGAAATGTGCCCGCGTATGTTGCAACTGAATGCCAAAATAAACGCCTTTTGCATGCGCATTCCAATGCGGCGCTCGTTCACCAGTAATATAGGGCAGAAAAACCAATCCCTCCGATCCGGGAGCAACCGAATCCACCAGTTCATTCAATACGGTGGTGAGGTCTTTATGCTCTTCATCGGACGAGTTTTCATCCAAGAAAGTATCGCGAAACCAGTTGCGTAAAAGACCTCCATTATTCACCGCTCCCCCGATGACATATTCATTTGGCCTAAGCAGATAGCTGAATAGCCTTTGCTTTTCCTCCCTATTTGGCAACGAACTAACCACGCGGATGGCGCCACTTGTGCCCACCGTGACCGAAGCAACACCGGGTTTCACGGCGCCCACGCCCAGATTGGCCAAACAGCCGTCGCTCCCCCCAATAACAAAAGGAGTATCCTCTGAAATACGCATGGCACGTGCCATATCTGGGTTGAGCGATGTGCAAATATCCGTTACCGGAACCGGCTTCGACAGCTGTTCAGCCGAAATACCCGACAGGCGCAAGGCAACTTCCGACCATCCCAGCTGCCGTATATCAAATAGTCCGGTGGCCGATGCAATGGAATGATCGACCAGATAAACGCCAAACAGTCTATAGAAAAGAAATTCTTTAATACCAATAAACTTATACGACTGCGCAAATAATTGTTGGTCATGGGATTTTATCCACATGATTTTGCAAAGCAAAGACATGGGATGAATGGGCGTACCTGTTTGTTGATACAGCAGCATGCCCATCTCTGTCGCCTGCAAGTCTGCCGCAATTTCCTCACTTCGTCGATCGGTCCAAATGATGCAATTCGTAAGCGGCTGGCCCAGCCTATCAACGGCAATGAGTGCATGCATGGCACTGCTGACGGCAATACAAAGCGGTTTGAGTGTATTACCTAAGTCCGCCAGTTCCGCCATTACTCGCGCAATGGAGGCAACACATGCCTGAAAAATAATCTCGGGGTCTTGTTCGTAGTATCCTTCCGAAGGATTTAGTGTAGGATAGGTTATATTATGTTGAGCCAAAACATTTCCCGATAGGTCAAATGCAACGGCCTTGGTAGATGATGTGCCAATGTCTAATCCAATAATCATATTTATAATGTGTAGCGCTAAGATGGGGCTGTCCAAAAAGCTAATCGATTAACTTCAAAATGCGTCATTGCGAGGAAGTATGACGCAGCAATCTGCATTTTTATTTTCTAAGATTGCTTCGTCGTCGTTCCTCCTTCTCGCAATGACGAAAGGTAGTTATTTTTTAGACAGCCTCTCCTCTAAACTCCCAATATAGCAATTTTCTCGCTGTTAATATGGGATTATCGAAAATCACTGTGCTTTGCACGAGCTTCAACAAAATGTCTATTACCGACAAGGGACGAGTACAATCTTGGTGTAAAGTGATGGAGGCAGCGAGTCATAGTCGACGAACTCATAGCTGTAGTTGATCACCCCATATCGATCATGAGCTCTAAAATCCGAAAGCTCTTCAGGAGTAAGCATATTGAAGTACTCAATAGCATTTCGAATAACATAAGACAGGCTATCTAGTTGTACTCCCTTTTGTTTAGAAATAGAATAATATACATTATCTTTATTAAGCATCAAGCTGTCGGAAAATTCACCCTTAATAGTAAAAAACATCTTATAATCGCCAGACCAGCGAATACTTTCGTCTTTACTCAAGGTATAATTAGCTGATGCCAACTCTCGACAAAATGAGTAAAAAAGGCTGCTGTTAATCATCTTCGTACCCCTATCTCTAAACAAGCTCGGATTTAGTGCTTGTAACTTTACAAAATGGGGATAATCTACACCACTATCATCCACGTTACCATTTTCATAATAAATGGTTATTTGGTCGGTGGGTGATTTCTCCACATGTGCACATCCCGATAAAGCAAGAAAAGGAATCAAAAAAAACAAACTAATCTTTAATCTCATTGTCTCGCAATATTAGGTAATAGATACCATTTGTTCTTTCGATTGCAAATATTTCTTAAAATAAACTAATTACCAAACGACACATTCAGACTGTGCTTTTCCGCGTAGGCTTTTCCCAATTCCAACAGCGCCATGTACCGCTCCTCGAAAGTAGGACCAAAGGTTTCTATTAACCTGGTTGAGGCCGCGGCAATATCCGCTTCGGGCTGTCTGGTATCACATAATTTCGCTAGATCTAGATATTCCTTTTTGTAAACAGGCAGTACAAAATTGTAAAGCTCCAGCGATTTTACCTTGATCGTTTCGCCATCTTCGTCTGGAGGCGTTGCGTCTTCGATGCGTTGGATGGTTTGCTCGATGTAGCCAATTTTTGATTGGATAATCTGTTGCGCTTCGTCGCCATTTTTTTTACTTGCAGGCACATCAGGAAACTCTATGGTATTATCAACCAGCTCTTTGGTAAATCGTTCGGTAGCGAAGCCCACTAGCACATTGGTATTCAAGACAGTGGTCTGAAAAAATTGATCAGGACTCGGGCGATTACAAGATATTAAAAATACAAACGTTGATAGATAAAGAAAAATTAATGTGCTGATTTTTTTCATGATGTTTTGTTTGTTAAAAACAGCATCAGCACAAAACACAAGCCATTTTTTTATCCAATCCATAAAGCCTATACCCTTTATTTCGTAAATTCGAAACACACAGCAGTAAATTCAAGACAGTCAATGAACTGGAAAAACATATTACGTGAACATATCGAGCGCAAGGTCAGCATCAGCGACGATCAGTTTGACTATATCGTATCCTTTTTTAGGCCGATGTCGTTCAAAAAGAAAGACAAGCTTATCACAGCAGGAGAAACCGTGCAAGCCGAATACTTTGTGTTAAGCGGTTGCCTTTCTACCTATGTGGTTAACGACGAACAAAAGATGCACATCTTACAGTTTGCCTTGCACACCTGGTGGGCGTCTGACTACAATGCGCTATACAATAACGACAAGGCATCTGTACATGTTGACTGCGTGAGCGATGCCGAGGTGCTATGCCTGTTGAATGAAGACCGCGAAAAGATGTGTCGCGAGCTGCACAATATGGAAAGCTTCTTCCGCTGGCGCTCCAATGGCGGTTATGTTAGTCTGCAGAAGCGGATACTATCGCTATTAAACGATGACGCACAAAGCCGCTACGAAGAGCTCATGCAACAATATCCTGAATTGTACAACCTGGTGCCCAAGCATTTGATAGCCGCCTACCTAGGCGTTTCGCGCGAAACCTTGAGCCGCTTTCAGCCCCACTAAATGCGGTGATGTAGATCACAAAATTATCCAGCACAACGATTGTGATCTACATCACCTATAATTCTTTAAGCTTATGCGCAACTTTGTATAAGTATAATAAAGAAAGACAGTAACATGGAAAATCAAGATTTAAACGTACTATTTGTCCTAACCTCGCACGACGAGCTAGGCAACACCGGATTGAAAACAGGTTTTTGGGTGGAAGAGTTTGCTGCGCCCTACTATGCGCTAGCCGATGCGGGCGTGCAGATCAGCATAGCCTCGCCAAAAGGAGGACAGCCACCCATAGACCCCAAAAGCGCACTGCCCGACTTTCAAACCGAGGCCACCAAACGATTTGATGCAGACCAAGCCTTGCAGGAGAAGCTGGCGCACAGCCTACCGCTGCATACGCTGAAACAGCAGGACTACGACGCGATATTCTACCCCGGTGGGCACGGACCATTATGGGATTTGACCAACGACCAAGCATCGATAAGCCTTATCGAGGATTTCTGGAATAGCGGAAAGCCCGTTGCAGCCGTATGTCACGCGCCGGGAGCGCTCCGCTTTGTTAAAGACAGCGACGGCAAGCCACTGGTGCAAGGTAAAAAGGTAACCGGTTTTTCCAATACCGAAGAGGCTGCCGTTGAACTCACCGATGTTGTCCCTTTTTTGGTGGAAGACGAACTGAAAAATCTCGGCGCCGACTATAGCAAAGGAGCAGACTGGAGCAGCTACGTGCTACAGGATGGCAAACTTATTACCGGACAAAACCCCGCTTCGTCTGAAGAGACCGCCAAGGCCTTATTAGCACTGCTCCAAACAACATAGCGCTCATTCAAGCTAAACAGAAAACAAGGCTGTCTAAAAGTGATTAAAACTCGTTATACCTCCTCGCGATGACCAGTATGAATCACTTTTAGGCAGCGTCTTACCTATCCTCTACGCAGCCGCTAAACACCCTATCGCTAAACATCTTACAGCGGATATTGCGTGATGTCCACACAAAAGCCCATGAAGGCAGGTTGGCCTTACACTAATGCGCGCATTTGCCAAATGATGCAAAGCAGGCCCTGATGCTCAGCGAAGCATCTCGAAATTACAGTGTTTCGTCTACGGAGTACAGCAAGCGCTAGATTCGCTACAGAAGGAATACGGTTTTATGCGAGTTAACATTAAAACACTCGACCAATTTCAAATCGATTTCATACGCATTAACAAAAGAAATTTTAAACAAATAATTACAACCAAAAAGAAACACAAGAAAACATACAGAAAAAACAAAAGATCAAATTGGATAGATTAATTTCAAAAATTAACATACAAGATATATCATTTTTAATATATTTGTTACAAGAAGGAAACATAGTTGGTAAAGCAATACTACAGCGACAACTTGTTTATTTTTCGAAACCTTTATAAACATATTACACAACAGAGAAACGTTGTTTCTTTTAGCACGCTAAAATAGATATAACCAAACATCCATAAAATGAGAAAAATGAAGCTACTTTTTAGTGTAGGTTGCCTAGCAGCGATAGCACTAACGTCTTGCGGTGGAAGCAACGAACCTGCAACAGCCATCAATGCCGAGCAATTTGATCAATTACGCGAAAACAAAGAGAATGCCGGCAAGCGCTTCAGTGTTACCGGTTACCCCTACCTTAGCGGTGATGTCACCGTAGGCAATAACATGAATATCTCTGTGGAGCTTTATACAGAACCAAAAGGCGAAGGGGAACTGCTTGGCAGCTTTAAATTGGGATACAAAGACCGGAAAAATGGCATGTATGTGCCCGACGAGTTTACCGCCGAAGATCTACAGATTTTCGACAACGAAGGCAAGTCGTCAGGCATAAACGACAAAATCACGATTTCCTTCACCATGAAACTCGACGTAAAGAGAGCCCCCATTACTGGACAAACGAAGGTTGTTAAAGATGAAAACGGGATGATGAAATCTGTGGAAAGAGCGCCGCAGTATTATGGTGACGGGCCGGTCGATATCAAGATCGAACGCGCCAACTAAATAGGAAAAAAATGCGTTTACTATCTTTTACCTTGTACTACTTGAGTTTCTTATTGGGAGCTTATGCTGTGATCTTTGCCGTAATAAAGTTCTGGGAATTTAGAGCCGATGTATTTCCGCAAATTAAATATGAGTTATTCTTTTTTGCGATCGCCATGTTTCTATTATTCCTATCAAAAGTCATGAAGCCCAAGGTTCGTCAAGATCAAGATGGCCGAACAATAACCAAAAAATTATAAAACATTAGCTTATGTGGATAATAGCCATACCCATAGTCTTTATTGGGCTTTACCTCGTTTATCAATTTGTATTGCTGCCCAAGATGAACGCAGGCCAAGAAAGAAAACTAGAAGCGAACAGACAAGAGTTTGCGTCGCGTATTGCCGGGCGAGAGGAGGCGGTTAAGCAACAATTCATTCAGGATAATGAACACCTGCTGCCCCTTGTTTTCCAAACGGACGAGCAAGACATAATCGGCATTATTTCCTGCCAGGAAAAGCGCGAAACCAAGGATTTTCTACGGCAGCAAGCCATCAATATGGCTGGGAGGGCGCTTGGCAAGCTGACGGCTGTAGGCGTACGCGAGCTGGACAATACAGAACACTATTTCTTGGTTTTAACGCCCAGCAATCTACATTACCTGCATTACTCCGAACAAGGGCAGTGCAAAGAGCATATTGCTTTCGATAGGACAAAAATGACCGATATGGAAGTTGGAAAAATAACCTCCGCCGACATGCTAAAAAACAGCGCTTTTGCTGGGCAAACGGAGCGGCTGAGCTTTATATCCGAAGACACGCAATACAAGTTTTTCTTCTACGACAAACTGTATGCCCATCCATCGGCAAAGGACGAGAGCTTTGAAAATATAGCAGAAGTGAACTACCTATTTGCTAAGCCATTTTTGGCTTTTGCGGAGCAATATAGACGAGGTTAAAAGGGCCTTTTTGAAGGTAACACATCTCTGCCGGGAGCAGGTGTAGCCCTCGTGCTGTAAAAAACGGCGTCATTGCTTCTTTATAGGTTCTCGCAATGACGCCGTTTAACACTTATTTTAAATAAGCCGCAGCTTTATCATCGACCATAAAAATTAGATCGCCAGCAGCAGGCTTCAGCAGCTGACTGGGGTACAAGCTAGGGTTATAGTCGCCCTGCAGCACATGCTGAAGCGCGCTTGCTTTTTTATCGCCGAAGCTGATGACCACAATTCTCTTGGCTTTATTAATAAAGGGTGCCGTTAAGGTGATACGAAACATCTCTTGTGGCGCTAAATAATAAGCGTCCACCCATTTTTCCGTTTCCTGTAGCACGGCCGTTCCCGGAAAAAGGGATGCCGTATGCGCATCATCGCCCATGCCCAACAAGATCAAATCCAGTACGGCATCGCTTCCGAGCGCTTCTTTCAGGAACTGTTCATAACGAACGGCATAATCTTGCGGTTCTATACCATCCGCATACATCGGGAAAATATTGGATTCGAGCACCGGAACTTTATCCAGTAGCGTCTCAAAAGTCATCTTCGCATTGCTCAGCTTATCCGCCAGCGGAACCCAACGTTCATCACCCCAAAAGATAAGCACCTTGCTCCAGTCGACAAGCGTTATATACGCATCGGACGCCAATAGCTCATATAGGCCAATAGGCGACGATCCACCCGTAAGCGCGACAGCAAACTGTCCCTTTGTTGCGATAGCCTCCTTGGCAGACTGCACAAACAGATCGGCCGCGGCTTTAAATAAGTCGTTTGTATTCTTAAACTGTTGTACCATGTTTTTGCGTTTCTGATTTGGTAAATGGAGGAAAGCTAGATAGCCAACGGTGCCCCTGTCTTTTCAGCAGCTCTTCAGCCTCCTCAGGCCCCCAGCTCCCAGCCGGATAGGTATAGATCGGCGACAAGTCGCCATGCTCCCATTCTTCCTGTATACTCTCGATGATATCCCAAGCCTCTTCCACCTGATCCGAGCGCATAAATAAAGTCGAATCGCCATCAAGCGCATCCAACAATAGCGTTTCATAAGCTTCAGGGCCATTGGAAGCACATTGGAAATAATCGAACACCATCTCCGCCGGCGTCATTTCCATATCCAGCCCGGGCTGTTTACTCATGAACGACAAGCGAATATCCATTTCAGGCTGTATGTTGATCGTCAACTGGTTGTTTTCGATACTACTCCTATTGGCGGGAAACTTCGTCTTTGTGCTGTCCTTGAAATTGATCACCACCGCCGAATGCTTCTGCTGCAGGCTTTTGCCCGTACGCATGTAGAAGGGCACACCCAGCCAACGCTCATTATCGATGTAAAATTTCATGGCCACAAAGGTCTCCGTTCTCGATTGCGGATCTACCCCCGGTTCGTCACGATAAGCCTTTTTGGGCTGCCCATTGATTTCGCCGGCAGCATACTGTGCCCGAACCGTGTAGTGATTGATATCTTCGCGCTTAATCCGTCGCACAGATTTCAACAGATCAGCTTTCTTGTCACGGATCTGTTCCGACTCAAACTCGTTTGGAGCCTCCATGCCCACCATGCAAAGAATCTGCAACAAATGGTTTTGGATCATGTCGCGCAGCGCACCAGAATGATCATAATAGCCGCCCCTATTTTCAACGCCAACCTGCTCGGCCACCGTGATCTGTACCGAATCGATATGCCTATTGTTCCACAACGGTTCGAAAATAGAGTTGCCAAAACGGAAAGCCAAAATATTCTGCACCGTTTCTTTCCCTAGGTAATGGTCTATACGGTAGATCTGTTCCTCATGGAAAGTTTTAGCTAACATTTCGTTTAGCCTGATGGCAGAGGACTTATCATAGCCAAAAGGTTTTTCAAAGATAATGCGGTCGCCGGCTACGTTATCTGCAAGCGCAAAAGTCTTCAACCCATTGGAAACCTGCTCAATAAAACTTGGCGCTATAGACAAGTAAAACAGGCGGTTTCCGCGCTCGCCCCAACGGTCGTCATTCTGACTGATCAGCTGATGCAGATCCTGATAAGATTGATCATCGTCGATGTGCGCGTTGAAGAAGGTAATATGTTTCCTAAACTCATCCCACTGCTCCTTCAAAAAGTTAGGATTACGGGAAAAGGCAAGCATATTTTCGTGAACATAATCCCGGAAAGCTTCCTGATCAAATACCTGGCGCCCCAAAGCAATAATCTGGAATTGTTCAGGCATACGCCCATCGATATAAAGGTTAAAGAAGGCCGGAAACAGCTTGCGTTTTGCCAAATCGCCGGTACCCCCGAAAACAACAATGGATGTGGGCCTAATATGTGTATCGTGCGTCATGTCCTTGTCTATTAATCCCAAAGGGTATGAAAAATTCCTTCTTGATCGATACGTTCGTAGGTATGAGCGCCGAAGTAATCACGCTGCGCCTGGATAATATTAGTAGGTAATCTTTCCGTGCGGTAGGCATCGAAATAAGAAAGCGCATTGACATAACCAGAAACCGGTATACCATGGGCAATGGCATCTTTCAATACCTCGCGAAGACTAGCCTGTGTATCGATCAACTTCTGCGCAATAGCACTATCTAGCAGGATATTGCGCAAGGCAGGATTGGCCGCATAAGCCTTTCTAAAGTCCTCTAACAAGACCGCACGAATGATACAGCCACCTCGCCAAACTTTGGTAACCACCTGTAGATCCAGCTCGTAGCCATACGTTTCCGACGCCACGGTAAGCTGCGCCAAACCTTGCGCATACGTGGTGATGACCACAAAATACAGCGCATCTTTCAGACGAGCGATGATCTCCGCCGCGGGTTTGTCAACAGCTTGACCTTCCCAAGGAAGTAATTTGGCTGCTTCTAACCGCTCGGGCTTATATTTGGACATATCCCGCATATTAACTGCCGCATCGATCACCGGCACCGGCACCTGCAGATCCATCGCATTTTGCGAGGTCCATTTACCTGTTCCCTTCGATTTCGCCCAATCGGATATCAGATCGACCAAGTACTGGTCGCCTTCTTTTTTCTTTAGAATCTGCGCCGTTATCTCAAGCAGGAAAGAGTTTAATTCTTCCTTGTTCCACTGCTCAAAAGTCTGTTGTATCGTTTGGTTATCAAAACCATACAGCCGCTTCATCAGGTCGTAGGTCTCGGCGATAAGCTGCATAATACCATATTCGATACCATTATGCACCATTTTCACATAATTTCCAGCCGATCCATTTCCCAAAAATTCCACACAAGGCTCGCCATTTACCTTGGCCGCCACAGCTTCAAATATCGGTCTTAGCCTTTCGTAAGCCTGCCTATCGCCGCCCGGCATCAAGCTTGGTCCACGACGAGCGCCACTTTCTCCACCAGAGATGCCCATCCCGAAGAAATGTATGCCCCGCGCAGACAGCTCATTAAATCGTCTGTCCGTATCCAGGAAATAGGTATTGCCACCATCGATGATGATATCGCCCTTATCTAAAAAAGGAACAAGGCTCGCAATAGCCGCATCAACGGGCTTTCCCGCAGGTACCAACAACATAATTGCTCTTGGTTGCTGCAACGATCCTATAAACTCCTCCGCTTGGGTCGTTACTTTTATTCGATGTCCTTCGCTTGCTTCAGCTTCCAAAGACTTTGCCTTCTCTAGATCAAGGTCCAGTCCTGCTACGGCGAAACCGTTGTCGGCCATGTTCAGCAACAAATTACGTCCCATTACGCCTAGTCCAACGATTCCAAAATTGTAGTTATTCATTGTATCTTCAATAATAATTAAATGCACTTTTTTTCAGCGTCGAAATTTACCACTTTTATTGGTGCCGTGAAAGATAAAAAATCCACAGCCTAAACTTTACACACTTCTATGACCAGCAAGTCGATGATCGGCCGATGCTATTCCCATAAAGATGGGATCAAACAGAGCGCAATCTCCCCTTTGGTCTATAGTTTCCCACCACACTTGCACCATCTGTGGATCCAGCGGTTTTCTTCGTTTTCTTTTTCTTCCTACCCAAGTAGATAAACAATCCCGTAAAAGGCAAACTTGCTGCCACCAACATCGCGATGAAATAGATAATCTTCGTTGTTAGTCCGGCAAAGCTGCCTGTATGCAGTGGCAGGATAAAGCGACGAACCTTCATGCCCCGCGTTTGCTCCTCATAGGGTTCGGCTTTCAGAAAATCGCCGCTTCGGCTATCAAAAAACAAGCGATCCACCACATTGGGGATAGCTGCAAGCTCATTCTCACGACTGATTTCTATGGCATTCTCGTCCTTTCCATCCGGCAGCGATATCTCGATGTCGCCCGGATAAGGTAGGCGATGCTGCGCCTGCTCGAAAGCATGCTGAATAGGCCAGGTCAAACCATCCGTTGTCAGCTCGGGAAGCTCAAACTTGGCCAACACCTTCTGCTGCGGAGCGCCATCAAACAGGTAAAACAAACCTTGGTTGTACCACTTGTAACTCCACACCAGTCCGGTCAAACAGATCAGCAACAAAATAGGCAGCGTATAAAAGCCACCCACGGCATGCGCATCCCAGTTCAAGCGCTTCGCCTTGGCATCCCATTTAATCTTCAGCCTTGTGCGCAGCATCTTTTTGTTTTTCGGCCACCACAAGAGCAATCCGCTGATCAGGATAAGGAGGTATGCCAAACAGGCTGCCCCCGTTATGGCTTTCCCCACATTGCCTGCAAAAAGCTTGCGATGAAGCTCCTCCATAAGGTAGAAGAAATTCCTGCTTCCGTCGAGCCTACCGAGCAATGCGCCCGTTTCCGGATCCAACCGCAAAAGCGATCGTTCCAAACGCTCTCCCTCAGTTCTGAAAATATAGGCAGATCCGTCCACCGACTGCTTGATGCTTAGCCCATACAGCGGCTGCCCAGCATGATAGGTGGAGGCTCGTTGATAGAGACTATCTAAGGGCAGACGCTTTGCCGGCCTAGGATCAACCTTCCCAGCGTAGATCTCCGGATAGACCAGCGGATAGAGCTCATCTTCGAAGATCAAAGTAGCCCCTGTTATGGAGGCTATCGCAAACACCAAGCCCACCACGATCCCTAACCATAAGTGCAGCCAAGTGTATATTTTTTTAAATACCTTCATGAATTTGTTTAAAAAGTGTAACCCACCGAG
This genomic window contains:
- a CDS encoding gluconokinase; this translates as MIIGLDIGTSSTKAVAFDLSGNVLAQHNITYPTLNPSEGYYEQDPEIIFQACVASIARVMAELADLGNTLKPLCIAVSSAMHALIAVDRLGQPLTNCIIWTDRRSEEIAADLQATEMGMLLYQQTGTPIHPMSLLCKIMWIKSHDQQLFAQSYKFIGIKEFLFYRLFGVYLVDHSIASATGLFDIRQLGWSEVALRLSGISAEQLSKPVPVTDICTSLNPDMARAMRISEDTPFVIGGSDGCLANLGVGAVKPGVASVTVGTSGAIRVVSSLPNREEKQRLFSYLLRPNEYVIGGAVNNGGLLRNWFRDTFLDENSSDEEHKDLTTVLNELVDSVAPGSEGLVFLPYITGERAPHWNAHAKGVYFGIQLQHTRAHFARAMMEGMLFAIYSVGMALEENTGPIHTIYASGGLARSPSWVQMLADIFNKPVFVKNTVESSAWGAALIGMEALGEKAAPSAEEELTVDVEQYYKPREENHLVYSKNFQQFERLYHKLEGEF
- a CDS encoding Crp/Fnr family transcriptional regulator; this translates as MNWKNILREHIERKVSISDDQFDYIVSFFRPMSFKKKDKLITAGETVQAEYFVLSGCLSTYVVNDEQKMHILQFALHTWWASDYNALYNNDKASVHVDCVSDAEVLCLLNEDREKMCRELHNMESFFRWRSNGGYVSLQKRILSLLNDDAQSRYEELMQQYPELYNLVPKHLIAAYLGVSRETLSRFQPH
- a CDS encoding type 1 glutamine amidotransferase domain-containing protein, translating into MENQDLNVLFVLTSHDELGNTGLKTGFWVEEFAAPYYALADAGVQISIASPKGGQPPIDPKSALPDFQTEATKRFDADQALQEKLAHSLPLHTLKQQDYDAIFYPGGHGPLWDLTNDQASISLIEDFWNSGKPVAAVCHAPGALRFVKDSDGKPLVQGKKVTGFSNTEEAAVELTDVVPFLVEDELKNLGADYSKGADWSSYVLQDGKLITGQNPASSEETAKALLALLQTT
- the pgl gene encoding 6-phosphogluconolactonase; the protein is MVQQFKNTNDLFKAAADLFVQSAKEAIATKGQFAVALTGGSSPIGLYELLASDAYITLVDWSKVLIFWGDERWVPLADKLSNAKMTFETLLDKVPVLESNIFPMYADGIEPQDYAVRYEQFLKEALGSDAVLDLILLGMGDDAHTASLFPGTAVLQETEKWVDAYYLAPQEMFRITLTAPFINKAKRIVVISFGDKKASALQHVLQGDYNPSLYPSQLLKPAAGDLIFMVDDKAAAYLK
- the zwf gene encoding glucose-6-phosphate dehydrogenase is translated as MTHDTHIRPTSIVVFGGTGDLAKRKLFPAFFNLYIDGRMPEQFQIIALGRQVFDQEAFRDYVHENMLAFSRNPNFLKEQWDEFRKHITFFNAHIDDDQSYQDLHQLISQNDDRWGERGNRLFYLSIAPSFIEQVSNGLKTFALADNVAGDRIIFEKPFGYDKSSAIRLNEMLAKTFHEEQIYRIDHYLGKETVQNILAFRFGNSIFEPLWNNRHIDSVQITVAEQVGVENRGGYYDHSGALRDMIQNHLLQILCMVGMEAPNEFESEQIRDKKADLLKSVRRIKREDINHYTVRAQYAAGEINGQPKKAYRDEPGVDPQSRTETFVAMKFYIDNERWLGVPFYMRTGKSLQQKHSAVVINFKDSTKTKFPANRSSIENNQLTINIQPEMDIRLSFMSKQPGLDMEMTPAEMVFDYFQCASNGPEAYETLLLDALDGDSTLFMRSDQVEEAWDIIESIQEEWEHGDLSPIYTYPAGSWGPEEAEELLKRQGHRWLSSFPPFTKSETQKHGTTV
- the gndA gene encoding NADP-dependent phosphogluconate dehydrogenase, encoding MNNYNFGIVGLGVMGRNLLLNMADNGFAVAGLDLDLEKAKSLEAEASEGHRIKVTTQAEEFIGSLQQPRAIMLLVPAGKPVDAAIASLVPFLDKGDIIIDGGNTYFLDTDRRFNELSARGIHFFGMGISGGESGARRGPSLMPGGDRQAYERLRPIFEAVAAKVNGEPCVEFLGNGSAGNYVKMVHNGIEYGIMQLIAETYDLMKRLYGFDNQTIQQTFEQWNKEELNSFLLEITAQILKKKEGDQYLVDLISDWAKSKGTGKWTSQNAMDLQVPVPVIDAAVNMRDMSKYKPERLEAAKLLPWEGQAVDKPAAEIIARLKDALYFVVITTYAQGLAQLTVASETYGYELDLQVVTKVWRGGCIIRAVLLEDFRKAYAANPALRNILLDSAIAQKLIDTQASLREVLKDAIAHGIPVSGYVNALSYFDAYRTERLPTNIIQAQRDYFGAHTYERIDQEGIFHTLWD
- a CDS encoding PepSY-associated TM helix domain-containing protein; the encoded protein is MKVFKKIYTWLHLWLGIVVGLVFAIASITGATLIFEDELYPLVYPEIYAGKVDPRPAKRLPLDSLYQRASTYHAGQPLYGLSIKQSVDGSAYIFRTEGERLERSLLRLDPETGALLGRLDGSRNFFYLMEELHRKLFAGNVGKAITGAACLAYLLILISGLLLWWPKNKKMLRTRLKIKWDAKAKRLNWDAHAVGGFYTLPILLLICLTGLVWSYKWYNQGLFYLFDGAPQQKVLAKFELPELTTDGLTWPIQHAFEQAQHRLPYPGDIEISLPDGKDENAIEISRENELAAIPNVVDRLFFDSRSGDFLKAEPYEEQTRGMKVRRFILPLHTGSFAGLTTKIIYFIAMLVAASLPFTGLFIYLGRKKKKTKKTAGSTDGASVVGNYRPKGRLRSV